ATGGCTCGGAGTTTGGCAGTAAAAGAGGGACTCTTTGTTGGTATGAGCAGCGGAGCTGCGGTGCATGCCGCAGTTGAAATGGCTAAGAGCATTAAAAGTGGTATGATTGTTGTGATATTACCCGACAGAGGGGACAGATACCTGAGCACAACCCTGTTTAAATCAATATGTGCTGACTGCCCGCCCTAAGATACCGTGATGGAGAGCAAAAATTTGTTTTCAAACCTGTTCATATTTGAGATGGCAAATAACCACATGGGTGATGTGCAACATGGGTTGCGTGTTATCAGGGAGTTCCACAACGTATGCAGCGGTTTTAAGGAATTTAACTTTGCTTTTAAATTTCAATACAGAGACATAGAGACCTTTATTCACAATGATTATAAAAACAGAACAGATATAAAATACGTTAAGAGATTTTTGGAAACAAACATCTCTGCCTCTGAAAAAAAACTCTTAAAAACTGAGGCTGAAAAGCTGGGCTTCATAACCATCTGTACCCCGTTTGACGAAAACTCTGTTGATTTAATAGAGGACCATGGATTTTCAATCATAAAAATCGCAAGCTGCTCATTTACAGACTGGCCACTTCTTGAAAAAATCGCAAAAAAAGATAAACCAATTATTGCCTCCACTGCCAGCGCATCGCTTGAGGATATAGACCAGGTTGTACTGTTTTTTGAACACAGGGAAAAAACACTTTGTCTCATGCACTGTGTGGGCGAGTACCCGACGGCTGAGAGCAACTTACAGTTGAACCAAATTGATTTGTTAAAGAGAAGATATCCTGACCTGACCGTTGGATTTTCAACTCACGAATCCCCCGACAACACCGACTCAATAAAAATCGCAATAGCTAAAGGAGCGAAGGTTTTTGAAAGACATGTTGCCCTTAAGACCGAAAAATATGATATAAACGCATATTCCTCTACTCCTGAGCAAATACAAGCGTGGCTTAAATCGGCAAGCAGTGCGTTTGCCATGTGCGGGGGTGTAAGTGTGGAGAGGTTTGCTGGTTCTGACAAAGAAAAAGCAGACTTAAGGGGATTACAAAGGGGAGTTTTTGCTAAAACCACAATTGAGGCAGGACAATGCATTGACACTTCAAACACCTTTTATGCAATCCCTAATCTTGAAAATCAAATAGTAGCAAATGATATGTCAAAATACATCGAGTTTATCGCCATAAAAAATATTAAAGCCGGTGAACCGGTTACGTTACCTGATGTCTCCACAAAAAACTTCAGAGCTGACGTGCTGGCAATCATTAATAAACTAAAACCACTACTGACGGAAAGTAAGATAGCACTCAGTGACAAGCTGGAAATGGAACTGTCTCACCACTACGGAATAGAGCGGTTCAGTGAGTGGGGCGCTGCTATTATAAACTGTATAAACAGAGAGTACTGTAAGAAGATAATTATCCTGCTTCCCGGACAAAAGCACCCAGTTCATTTCCATAAAAAGAAAGAAGAGACCTTTCATGTCCTCTATGGCAGCGTAACGGTTAACCTTGGCGGCATAGAAAAGACATACAAGTGTGGGGACATTGTGGTTGTTGAGCGGGAGGTAAAACACAATTTCAGCTCAGAAGACGGCGCAATTTTTGAGGAGATTTCAACCACTCATTACAAGGACGATTCGTTTTATGACGATGAAAAGATTGCAAAAAACAGAAAAACCGCTATGACTTTCTGGGCCGATTGGCTTTATAAGCCTATATTTTAGAGGCTGCTGACATATTTGAAAACAATCGTGTGGGACAATGATGACGTGTTAAATGACCTGATGCGCCAGTGGTTTAACTTAAAGTGGCTTGCGGAAAATCATAACTGCCCGGTTTGTTATGAGGAGCT
The genomic region above belongs to Nitrospirota bacterium and contains:
- a CDS encoding N-acetylneuraminate synthase family protein, with amino-acid sequence MESKNLFSNLFIFEMANNHMGDVQHGLRVIREFHNVCSGFKEFNFAFKFQYRDIETFIHNDYKNRTDIKYVKRFLETNISASEKKLLKTEAEKLGFITICTPFDENSVDLIEDHGFSIIKIASCSFTDWPLLEKIAKKDKPIIASTASASLEDIDQVVLFFEHREKTLCLMHCVGEYPTAESNLQLNQIDLLKRRYPDLTVGFSTHESPDNTDSIKIAIAKGAKVFERHVALKTEKYDINAYSSTPEQIQAWLKSASSAFAMCGGVSVERFAGSDKEKADLRGLQRGVFAKTTIEAGQCIDTSNTFYAIPNLENQIVANDMSKYIEFIAIKNIKAGEPVTLPDVSTKNFRADVLAIINKLKPLLTESKIALSDKLEMELSHHYGIERFSEWGAAIINCINREYCKKIIILLPGQKHPVHFHKKKEETFHVLYGSVTVNLGGIEKTYKCGDIVVVEREVKHNFSSEDGAIFEEISTTHYKDDSFYDDEKIAKNRKTAMTFWADWLYKPIF